From the Acidobacteriota bacterium genome, one window contains:
- a CDS encoding amidohydrolase family protein: MTDYASPPEKDARRSDESKLRWTGGGWVLPGGTSDVPVIDAHYHIFPRLGSQPQGIPPALRLKFWQYHSREWIDFWRTDTGEHVDERLLEFGSHSIADMPDVGFHLTGHGQAEITVDGVSYRMQIYPPSLTNNEAGPERMVAEMDMAGVDIGVLQSDHVYGDLNEYYAEAAARYPGRFIPLAQIWEPEADDAGRLSRLREGFDELGMRGLYFSVEPLSVMQVDRSLNDPTFDALWQVVEERALPVFWFLDDRALDRVGLFMRRVAELDEWTGRHPDVSCVITHGLVPAAIIHQIGVPEELLQVLERPQVHAEMLMPAKWPDYPYAEGQKLLRVLRDLVGAGSLLWGSDSPYGMSQWCTYRQSLDFIRVHCDFLTAAEKSSILGGNAARLFGLVREAPRS, from the coding sequence ATGACTGATTACGCGAGCCCTCCGGAGAAAGACGCTCGCAGGAGTGACGAAAGCAAGCTGCGCTGGACCGGCGGCGGCTGGGTGCTGCCTGGTGGGACGAGCGACGTTCCGGTCATCGACGCGCACTACCACATCTTCCCCCGGCTCGGATCGCAGCCGCAGGGGATCCCTCCCGCTCTGCGATTGAAGTTCTGGCAGTACCATTCACGCGAGTGGATCGACTTCTGGCGGACCGACACGGGCGAACACGTCGACGAACGCCTGCTGGAATTCGGTTCGCACTCCATCGCCGACATGCCGGACGTGGGGTTTCACCTGACCGGCCACGGGCAGGCGGAGATCACCGTCGACGGGGTCTCCTATCGGATGCAGATCTACCCGCCCAGCCTGACCAACAACGAAGCCGGCCCGGAGCGGATGGTGGCGGAGATGGACATGGCGGGCGTCGACATCGGCGTGCTGCAGTCGGACCATGTCTACGGCGATCTCAACGAGTACTACGCAGAGGCGGCCGCGCGGTATCCGGGCCGGTTCATCCCGCTGGCACAGATCTGGGAGCCGGAAGCGGACGACGCCGGCCGGCTGTCCCGCCTGCGGGAAGGGTTCGATGAGCTGGGCATGCGCGGCCTCTACTTCAGCGTCGAGCCGCTGTCGGTGATGCAGGTCGACCGCTCGCTGAACGATCCCACGTTCGACGCCCTCTGGCAGGTGGTGGAGGAGCGGGCGCTTCCGGTGTTCTGGTTCCTGGACGACCGTGCGTTGGACCGGGTGGGCCTGTTCATGCGCCGCGTCGCGGAGCTGGACGAGTGGACCGGGCGCCACCCCGACGTGTCGTGCGTGATCACCCACGGCCTGGTGCCGGCTGCGATCATCCACCAGATCGGCGTGCCGGAGGAGCTGCTGCAGGTGCTCGAACGGCCGCAGGTGCACGCCGAGATGCTGATGCCGGCCAAGTGGCCCGATTACCCTTACGCCGAAGGCCAGAAGCTCTTACGGGTACTGCGCGACCTCGTCGGCGCCGGGTCGCTGCTGTGGGGGAGCGACAGCCCGTACGGGATGTCGCAGTGGTGCACCTACCGCCAGTCGCTCGACTTTATCCGCGTCCACTGCGACTTCCTCACGGCAGCGGAGAAGTCGTCGATCCTGGGCGGCAATGCCGCCCGGTTGTTCGGCCTGGTGCGCGAGGCGCCGCGAAGCTGA